ACCTCGGTCGGGACCGGACCCGCGACGGCACGCGGACTGATCCCGCAATCGATCGTCGACCGAGTGCGCGGTGTCGACGGTGTCGCCGACGCGGTCCCGACTGTGCAGGGTGAAGGGGAGTTGGTCCGCCCCGACGGCACGGCGATCACTGGAAAAGGCCCGCGCCAGGCGGGCAACTGGGTCACCGACAGCGCGCTCAACCCGTACCACCTCGTCCAGGGCCGCCCGCCGCACACCGCGCACGAGGTCGTCATCAACCGCGGCGCCGCCGAGGACGGGAGTCTGCGGATCGGCGAGAACATCCACGTGCTGACACCCCAATCGGTGCCGGTGCGCGTGGTCGGCATCGCGACGTTCGGTTCGCAGGACGGCTTCGGCGGGTCGAGCTACACCGCTTTCTCCCTCGCCGGGGCGCAGGAGTTCATCACCAAGCAGGCCGGCCGGGTCAGCACCATCTCGGTGCGCGCCGATCCCGGTGTGTCCCAGGCAGAGCTGGTACGCCGTATCCGGCCGGTGCTTCCGCCCGGTGCCGAAGCGATCAGCGGCTCGCAGTTGACCAGCGAGAACGTCGCCAGTGTCGACACCTCATTTCTCAATGTCTTCCGCACGCTGTTGACCGTCTTCGCCGGGATCGCGCTCGCCGTCGCCACGTTCAGCATCCACAACACGTTCTCGATCATCGCCGCCCAACGGACCCGCGAATCCGCGCTGCTGCGGGCGATCGGCGCATCACGCCGGCAGATCCTCGGCTCCGTCATCGTCGAAGCGTGCACGGTCGGGCTCCTCGCGTCTGCCGCCGGGCTGGTCGGCGGGCTGGGTATCGCCTGGCTGCTGAAGAGCGCCTTCGCCGGTCTCGGCTTCGCCCTGCCCGCGGGCGGCCTGACCGTCACCGGCGGCACGCTGGCCGTGGGTGTTCCGGTCGGCGTCCTCGTCACGGTGCTCGCCGGCCTCGGGCCCGCCCTGAAGGCGTCCCGGGTGCCACCGCTGGCGGCGCTGCGCGACGTCGGCACCGACGGTACTGCCGTCGGCCGGTCCCGCGTCGTCACCGGGCTGGCGCTCGGCGCGGCCGGTCTGGCCTGCGTCGCCATCGCGTTGTCGTCGTCGGCGTCCGTGCTGACCTTCGCCGGAATCGGCGGCGTGCTGCTGCTCGCGGCGATGGTGGTCCTCGGCCCGACTGTTGCCCGGCCGCTGGTCGTCGTGCTCGGCGCTCCGGTCGCGGCACTTCGCGGCATGACGGGCCAACTGGCCCGGCAGAACGCCATGCGCAGCCCGCGGCGTACCGCTGGTGCGGCGACCGCACTGATGGTCGGCATCGCCGTCGTCACGCTCTTCACGGTCTTCGCGGCATCGGTCCGCGCATCGATCGACGACAACGTGTCCAAAACATTCGCCGGCGACCTGGTCGTCGACGACTCCACGCCCGGCGGTGGCGGCAATCTCAGCCCACAACTGGCCACCGCCGTCGCGAAGCTCCCCGTCGTGAGCAACGCGGCCGGTCTCGGGTCGGCAACCGTGACCATCGACGGAAAGAGCAGCGGTGTCGGCGTCGCGGACCCGGTGGCCCTGGCCCGCGTGCTCGACCTCGGTGTGGACGCCGGTTCGGTGCAGGGCCTCGGCGATCACCGCGTCGCGATCTCCACCAAGACCGCCGCGGACCACCACTGGCGGCTCGGGACCCCACTCCGGGTCGGCTTCGCGGACGGCCACACCGACGTGCTGCCGGTGGGAGCGCTCTTCGGCAACCGCGACATCGTCGGCGGCGACGTCCTCCTGCCGCGGGCCGCCTGGGTGCCGCACGCGGTGCAAGACGACGACTCGACCGTCTTCATCGCGCTGAAACCCGGCGTCAGCATCGCTGCCGGCCGCGCCGCGGTCACCACGGTCACGTCCGGCCTGGGTAGTCCCACGGTGCAGGACCGGGCGCAGTACATCGATGCGCAGGCCAAGGGTGTGAGCACCCTGCTCACGCTGGTCTACGTGATGCTGGTGCTGGCGATCGTCATCGCGCTGATGGGCATCGCCAACACGACCTCGCTGTCGGTCCATGAGCGGACCCGCGAACTCGGGCTGCTCCGCGCCGTCGGGCAGACCCGTAGCCAGGTGCGCGCGATGGTCCGGTGGGAGTCGGTCATCACCGCGGTGCTCGGCACCGTCGGCGGACTCGGGCTCGGAGTGTTCCTCGGCTGGGTACTCGTCGACGCCGCCGGGTCGGAGGGCATCGGCTCGTTCGCGGCTCCGGCCGGCCAACTGGTGATCGTGCTGCTGGTCGGGGCGATCGCCGGGCTGCTGGCCGGGCTGCGGCCGGCCCGTCAGGCGGCCCGCATGCCGACCATCCGCGCCATCACCGCGGAGTGATGGGTGTCAGCGCCCGGCGGCGTAGCCCTGCATTCCGCGCGGGTTGGCCGCCGCGCGCAGGACGCCGCTGGCCGGGTCGCGGGACACGGCCGACAGCCGGCCCAGCGTCCACGGGTCGGAGACCGTGACCCGGTGACCGCGCCGGCGGAGGTCGTCGAGCACCTCATCGCCGAGCCCTGGCTCGACCACCACCTCGCCCGGCTCCGAGTTGCGCGGGAAGAACGACGACGGGA
The sequence above is a segment of the Mycobacteriales bacterium genome. Coding sequences within it:
- a CDS encoding FtsX-like permease family protein; translated protein: MLTISLRGLWSHKRRLVGTFLAVFLGVAFLSGTLVLSDTLRANIDGFLTTANQGTDAVIRNSTSVGTGPATARGLIPQSIVDRVRGVDGVADAVPTVQGEGELVRPDGTAITGKGPRQAGNWVTDSALNPYHLVQGRPPHTAHEVVINRGAAEDGSLRIGENIHVLTPQSVPVRVVGIATFGSQDGFGGSSYTAFSLAGAQEFITKQAGRVSTISVRADPGVSQAELVRRIRPVLPPGAEAISGSQLTSENVASVDTSFLNVFRTLLTVFAGIALAVATFSIHNTFSIIAAQRTRESALLRAIGASRRQILGSVIVEACTVGLLASAAGLVGGLGIAWLLKSAFAGLGFALPAGGLTVTGGTLAVGVPVGVLVTVLAGLGPALKASRVPPLAALRDVGTDGTAVGRSRVVTGLALGAAGLACVAIALSSSASVLTFAGIGGVLLLAAMVVLGPTVARPLVVVLGAPVAALRGMTGQLARQNAMRSPRRTAGAATALMVGIAVVTLFTVFAASVRASIDDNVSKTFAGDLVVDDSTPGGGGNLSPQLATAVAKLPVVSNAAGLGSATVTIDGKSSGVGVADPVALARVLDLGVDAGSVQGLGDHRVAISTKTAADHHWRLGTPLRVGFADGHTDVLPVGALFGNRDIVGGDVLLPRAAWVPHAVQDDDSTVFIALKPGVSIAAGRAAVTTVTSGLGSPTVQDRAQYIDAQAKGVSTLLTLVYVMLVLAIVIALMGIANTTSLSVHERTRELGLLRAVGQTRSQVRAMVRWESVITAVLGTVGGLGLGVFLGWVLVDAAGSEGIGSFAAPAGQLVIVLLVGAIAGLLAGLRPARQAARMPTIRAITAE